A stretch of Alkaliphilus flagellatus DNA encodes these proteins:
- a CDS encoding M42 family metallopeptidase, translating into MLLKRLTDALGVSGNEKEIREVIIDEIKNYVDNIKIDTMGNIIAYKKGKREDINVAVAAHMDEVGFIVKGIDDSGLIKFAPIGGMDARVLVSKQVIIGKNKINGVIGAKAIHMQKPDERKQAISINELYIDIGCKTKAETEKLVQMGDYIAFYSEYVEFGRNRIKAKALDNRVGCAILIELLKSETPLSITGVFSVQEEVGLRGAEVVANQIDIDLAIVLEGTTCSDIPSIDPHLQVTELDKGPAISLMDRTSIYNRKFVDMLVKTATESEIPWQYRRSSFGGNDAGKFHTAKGGTPCVSLAVPCRYIHSPVSVLSKDDYYNCKNLLFKFVDRISERGLL; encoded by the coding sequence ATGTTATTAAAAAGATTAACTGATGCTTTGGGTGTTTCTGGAAATGAAAAAGAAATTCGAGAGGTTATAATTGATGAAATCAAAAACTATGTTGATAATATTAAAATTGATACAATGGGTAATATAATTGCTTATAAGAAAGGTAAAAGAGAGGATATTAATGTTGCTGTAGCAGCCCATATGGATGAGGTAGGCTTTATAGTCAAAGGTATTGATGATAGTGGTTTGATTAAGTTTGCACCAATTGGAGGTATGGATGCCAGAGTATTAGTATCCAAACAAGTTATTATTGGTAAGAATAAAATTAATGGAGTTATTGGTGCCAAGGCAATTCATATGCAAAAACCGGATGAAAGAAAGCAAGCAATATCTATAAATGAATTATATATAGATATCGGATGTAAAACTAAGGCTGAAACAGAAAAGTTAGTACAGATGGGAGATTATATTGCCTTCTATAGTGAATATGTTGAATTTGGTAGAAATCGTATTAAAGCGAAAGCATTAGATAATAGAGTAGGATGTGCAATATTAATAGAATTATTAAAAAGTGAAACGCCGCTTAGTATTACAGGGGTATTTTCAGTACAAGAGGAAGTAGGGCTTAGGGGTGCGGAAGTAGTAGCTAATCAAATTGATATTGATCTTGCAATTGTTTTGGAAGGTACAACTTGTTCTGATATACCAAGTATAGACCCTCACTTGCAAGTGACAGAGCTAGATAAAGGTCCAGCCATATCATTGATGGACAGAACTTCAATATACAATAGAAAGTTCGTAGATATGTTGGTTAAAACTGCTACAGAATCCGAAATTCCTTGGCAATACCGAAGGTCATCATTTGGTGGAAATGATGCAGGAAAATTTCATACAGCAAAAGGAGGAACACCATGTGTATCCTTAGCAGTTCCTTGTAGGTATATACACTCACCTGTGTCTGTATTAAGCAAAGATGATTACTATAATTGTAAAAATCTTTTATTTAAATTCGTTGATAGAATTAGCGAAAGGGGATTATTGTAA
- a CDS encoding M42 family metallopeptidase, with translation MNLEKILKQISEASGVSGYEQEAAQIVKEHFQKYCDEIIEDPLGNIIGLKKGRGVDNKKIMLAAHVDEIGLMVKNIDDNGFIQFTNIGGVDQRTLLCQEVIIHGKKKTYGIIGAKPPHITNEEERQKALSIDDLAIDTGFTKNELTSRVKIGDVITIKRSMITLQNDWVAGKAMDDRAGIASLLVCLKELQHCNHEVDIYFVATVQEEVGTRGATTSAYSINPDIGIAVDVGFGKTPELSQYETIEMGNGPAITVGPNIHPNIFDKIKQVAIQDYIDYQIEVAPGHSGTDAWPMQVSRSGIATGVLSIPLRYMHTSVETLSLSDIKKTGKLLANFIVSLNEIDMEELLCY, from the coding sequence ATGAATTTAGAAAAAATATTAAAACAAATATCAGAAGCTTCTGGAGTTTCTGGATATGAACAAGAGGCAGCTCAAATAGTTAAAGAGCACTTTCAAAAGTATTGTGACGAAATTATAGAAGACCCTTTAGGAAACATTATTGGATTAAAAAAGGGCAGAGGAGTTGACAATAAAAAGATTATGTTAGCTGCTCATGTAGATGAGATAGGTCTAATGGTAAAGAATATTGATGATAATGGATTCATACAATTTACTAATATTGGGGGAGTAGACCAAAGGACACTTCTATGTCAAGAAGTGATTATTCATGGTAAGAAAAAGACTTATGGGATAATAGGGGCTAAACCTCCACATATAACAAATGAAGAAGAAAGACAGAAAGCTTTAAGCATAGATGACCTAGCGATTGATACAGGATTTACAAAGAATGAACTTACATCTAGGGTTAAGATTGGAGATGTAATCACAATTAAAAGGAGTATGATAACTCTACAGAATGATTGGGTAGCAGGCAAGGCAATGGATGATAGGGCTGGTATTGCCTCACTGTTAGTATGTTTAAAAGAATTGCAGCATTGTAACCATGAGGTTGACATCTACTTTGTTGCTACTGTTCAAGAAGAAGTCGGAACAAGAGGTGCAACTACATCAGCTTACTCAATTAATCCTGATATAGGGATAGCTGTTGATGTTGGATTTGGTAAAACACCTGAACTAAGTCAATATGAAACAATTGAAATGGGCAATGGTCCTGCTATTACTGTCGGTCCAAATATCCATCCAAACATATTTGATAAAATAAAACAGGTTGCGATTCAAGATTATATTGATTATCAAATTGAAGTAGCTCCAGGACACTCTGGTACAGATGCTTGGCCAATGCAAGTAAGCCGATCAGGCATTGCTACAGGAGTATTATCTATTCCATTAAGATATATGCACACATCTGTAGAAACTCTCAGTTTATCTGACATTAAAAAAACAGGAAAACTACTTGCCAATTTTATTGTAAGTTTGAATGAAATTGATATGGAGGAATTATTATGTTATTAA
- a CDS encoding lysophospholipid acyltransferase family protein, with product MFYKVVKNSIRFILSLIYRVEIQGKENIPMEGKSIVCSNHFNLLDPVFIGTCLPRKINYMAKEELFSNKIFALILNKLGVFPVKRGGADISAIKTALKILKNEEVFGIFPEGTRSKTGEMLEAKPGLAMIAIKSQSSIIPVAIIGNYKPFSKIKIIIDKPIDFSDYYDQKISIEEYQQLSQSVLEHIKKLMN from the coding sequence ATGTTTTACAAAGTAGTAAAAAATTCGATTAGATTCATACTCTCATTAATTTATAGAGTTGAAATTCAAGGTAAAGAAAATATACCCATGGAAGGCAAATCTATCGTTTGTTCAAATCACTTTAATTTATTAGATCCAGTTTTTATTGGAACTTGTTTACCAAGAAAGATTAATTATATGGCAAAGGAAGAACTGTTTTCAAATAAGATTTTTGCTTTAATTTTAAATAAATTAGGAGTGTTTCCCGTGAAGAGAGGTGGTGCTGATATTAGTGCCATCAAAACTGCATTAAAAATTTTAAAGAATGAAGAGGTATTTGGAATATTTCCAGAGGGCACTAGAAGTAAAACTGGTGAAATGCTGGAGGCTAAGCCTGGTCTTGCTATGATAGCAATTAAGTCACAAAGTTCTATTATTCCTGTTGCTATTATAGGAAATTATAAACCTTTTAGTAAAATAAAGATAATAATTGATAAGCCAATAGATTTTTCAGATTATTATGATCAAAAAATTTCTATTGAAGAATACCAACAATTAAGTCAAAGTGTGTTAGAGCATATAAAAAAATTAATGAATTAA
- a CDS encoding histidine phosphatase family protein produces the protein MIKIKRLYLVRHGQTSWNLEGRTQGNKDSNLTPLGLEQAELLGQGLSKVQLDAIYCSPLKRAYSTAQIIANMQNLDCILDNRLMEMSFGEWEGLTHAEIEQNYPEDFKSWRKEPHIAKIPKGETIEIAQKRMVEFVNDRIIKSNNNTFLIVSHGTTIRLLLLHLLSMDLMHYYKLKQDNCAINLIEFRHHGPVLLKYNDTCHLDIIIER, from the coding sequence TTGATTAAAATTAAAAGGTTATATTTAGTTAGACATGGACAAACATCATGGAATTTGGAAGGAAGAACTCAAGGCAATAAGGATTCTAATTTAACTCCTCTTGGTCTAGAGCAAGCGGAACTTTTGGGACAAGGATTGAGCAAAGTACAACTAGATGCAATTTATTGTAGTCCATTAAAACGCGCATACTCAACAGCGCAAATTATTGCTAATATGCAAAATCTTGATTGTATACTAGATAATAGATTAATGGAAATGAGTTTTGGGGAGTGGGAAGGACTAACCCATGCGGAAATTGAACAAAATTACCCAGAAGACTTTAAATCTTGGAGGAAAGAACCTCATATTGCAAAGATACCAAAGGGTGAAACCATAGAAATTGCTCAAAAACGTATGGTTGAGTTTGTCAACGATAGGATTATAAAATCTAATAATAATACATTTTTAATAGTTAGCCATGGTACAACAATACGGTTACTTTTACTTCATCTTCTTTCTATGGATCTAATGCACTATTATAAGCTAAAACAGGATAATTGTGCAATTAACTTAATAGAATTTAGACATCATGGTCCCGTATTATTAAAGTATAATGATACATGCCATCTGGACATAATTATAGAAAGGTGA
- the cmk gene encoding (d)CMP kinase: MEYIQIAIDGPAGAGKSTIAKKIAKCLDITYIDTGAMYRALTYKVLVNNVDIYNEEEIIKLARESDIKFFQENIYLDNQKVNEEIRSIEVNKNVSYVAKIREVRLILVNLQRKIALDQDVIMDGRDIGTHVLPNARLKIFLTASVEERATRRYTELKGKCNDISFNEIKKDIINRDKIDSERKSAPLVKAEDAIVIDTTGLSIDDVVEKIIDLLRGE; the protein is encoded by the coding sequence ATGGAATATATTCAAATTGCAATAGATGGACCTGCTGGGGCAGGTAAAAGTACAATTGCAAAAAAAATAGCTAAATGCTTAGATATAACGTACATAGATACAGGTGCAATGTACAGAGCTCTTACTTATAAAGTTTTAGTTAATAATGTAGATATTTATAATGAGGAGGAAATAATTAAATTAGCCAGAGAAAGTGATATAAAATTTTTTCAAGAAAATATTTACCTAGATAATCAGAAAGTTAATGAAGAAATTAGAAGTATTGAAGTAAATAAAAATGTTTCTTATGTAGCTAAAATTAGAGAAGTAAGACTAATTTTAGTTAATTTACAGAGAAAAATTGCATTAGATCAAGATGTAATAATGGATGGTAGAGATATAGGAACCCATGTATTGCCTAATGCTAGATTGAAAATTTTTTTAACTGCATCTGTTGAAGAACGAGCTACTAGAAGATATACTGAGCTCAAAGGAAAGTGTAATGATATAAGCTTTAATGAAATAAAAAAAGATATCATAAATAGGGATAAAATTGATAGTGAAAGAAAGTCTGCGCCATTGGTTAAAGCAGAAGATGCTATTGTTATTGATACAACAGGCTTATCGATAGATGATGTTGTAGAAAAAATAATAGATCTTCTAAGGGGGGAATAA
- a CDS encoding 4-hydroxy-3-methylbut-2-enyl diphosphate reductase, whose amino-acid sequence MKVIVANHSGFCFGVEKAIHTAFDEVNNNSNIKRDIYTLGPLIHNQQAVNKLENDGIKVIGHLNEVSDGTVIIRSHGVSKNIYDIAYEKKINLVDATCPFVRKIQNIVKEYKEKGYNIVIIGNPDHPEVVGINGWCNNEAYVVKTEDDIEKIPFLDKMCIVVQTTMSTSLYLKLTDILEKKAIDVVKFNTICSATRDRQESARDLAKEVDVMIVVGGYHSSNTQKLVEICKEEKPNTTFHIETASELPINLLGGYETVGVTAGASTPKWIIDEVIEKINSL is encoded by the coding sequence ATGAAAGTAATTGTGGCAAATCATTCTGGCTTTTGCTTTGGTGTAGAAAAAGCTATACATACTGCTTTCGATGAGGTGAATAATAATAGTAATATTAAAAGAGATATTTATACACTAGGACCTCTTATTCATAACCAACAAGCTGTAAATAAATTAGAAAATGATGGAATAAAGGTAATTGGCCATCTGAATGAAGTCTCAGATGGTACTGTAATTATTCGTTCTCATGGGGTTTCTAAAAATATATATGATATAGCTTATGAAAAAAAAATAAACCTAGTTGATGCAACTTGTCCCTTTGTTAGAAAAATTCAAAATATCGTCAAAGAATATAAGGAAAAGGGATATAATATTGTTATTATAGGGAATCCTGATCATCCAGAGGTAGTAGGAATTAATGGATGGTGTAATAATGAAGCTTATGTTGTAAAAACAGAAGATGACATTGAAAAAATTCCTTTTTTAGATAAGATGTGTATAGTTGTTCAAACAACTATGTCTACGTCTCTGTACCTTAAACTTACTGATATACTAGAAAAGAAGGCTATTGATGTTGTAAAGTTTAATACCATTTGTTCTGCTACTAGAGATAGACAAGAATCTGCTAGAGATCTAGCTAAAGAAGTGGATGTAATGATAGTAGTAGGTGGATACCATAGTTCTAACACCCAAAAACTTGTAGAAATTTGTAAGGAAGAAAAACCAAATACAACTTTTCATATTGAAACAGCAAGTGAATTACCAATTAATTTACTAGGAGGATATGAAACTGTAGGTGTTACAGCAGGTGCATCCACTCCTAAATGGATTATTGATGAAGTAATAGAGAAAATTAATAGTTTATAA
- a CDS encoding helix-turn-helix domain-containing protein gives MINNKSTYSISEVSDRTGFKPHVIRFYEKEFNLNIPREDNNRRYFTNREIDQLLYIKELQSGGSSNKQIKEILQSKENIENEIDFSNDVAVSILDDSCNLTNVLKSTDNITVQFKNEILTTLEKYNYKNEINELKQKIEELTQQLNNEEKNKDKDVLICENAKLKLKVKEKSYEIAELKDKLKRQEYQKTSIFQRILKIKSAT, from the coding sequence ATGATTAATAATAAAAGCACTTATTCAATAAGTGAGGTATCAGATCGTACAGGATTTAAACCTCATGTAATTCGTTTTTATGAAAAAGAATTTAATCTGAATATACCTAGGGAAGATAATAATAGGAGATATTTTACAAATAGGGAGATAGATCAGTTATTATATATCAAAGAGCTACAAAGTGGTGGATCTAGTAATAAACAAATAAAGGAGATATTACAAAGCAAAGAAAACATAGAAAATGAAATCGATTTTAGTAATGATGTAGCTGTTAGTATATTAGATGATTCATGTAATTTAACAAATGTATTAAAAAGTACTGATAATATTACTGTGCAGTTTAAAAATGAAATATTGACAACTTTAGAAAAATATAACTATAAAAATGAGATAAATGAATTAAAACAAAAAATTGAAGAACTAACACAGCAATTAAATAATGAAGAGAAAAATAAAGATAAAGACGTATTAATTTGTGAAAATGCTAAGTTAAAATTAAAAGTAAAAGAAAAATCATATGAAATAGCAGAATTAAAGGATAAGTTAAAAAGGCAAGAGTACCAAAAAACATCCATATTTCAAAGAATATTAAAAATAAAAAGTGCTACATAA
- the rpsA gene encoding 30S ribosomal protein S1, whose amino-acid sequence MTNDMQNLMEEIEKTMVRLRRGEIVTGKVINVTHNEIIVNVGYKSDGIIPKNEISNDTTINPIEVAKEGDEIKVYVLSLDDGEGNVLLSKKRVDMVKGWDDLEKIKDAQSLVETKIIEAVRGGVVAVARGIRCFIPASQLSDRYVDDLKSFEGKNFNTKVIEIDRRKNKVVLSRKLVLEEENKNKKLELFSNLEKGTRIKGEVKRITDFGAFVDIGGVDGLIHISELSWGRIKHPTEVVKVGDIIEVEVLDFEKEKGKVALGLKQTQQQPWEAALEKYPIGSVVEGKVVRLVDFGAFVELELGLDGLVHISQISEKHISKPSEELHIGQKINVKVLDIKPDEKRISLSITAVDEENETEEIEYIDANNTTTIGEILENDHKK is encoded by the coding sequence ATGACTAACGATATGCAAAATTTAATGGAAGAAATAGAAAAAACGATGGTAAGACTACGAAGAGGAGAAATTGTTACAGGTAAAGTAATTAATGTTACTCATAATGAAATTATAGTAAATGTAGGATATAAATCAGATGGAATTATACCAAAGAATGAGATATCAAATGATACAACGATAAATCCTATTGAAGTAGCAAAAGAAGGAGATGAAATTAAGGTTTATGTATTAAGTCTAGACGATGGAGAAGGTAATGTTCTATTATCTAAAAAAAGAGTAGATATGGTAAAAGGATGGGATGATTTAGAAAAAATAAAAGATGCTCAGTCCTTAGTTGAAACAAAGATAATTGAGGCAGTAAGAGGTGGAGTGGTAGCTGTAGCTCGTGGTATTCGATGCTTTATACCAGCAAGTCAGTTATCTGATCGTTATGTAGATGATCTAAAGTCCTTTGAAGGTAAAAATTTTAATACTAAAGTAATTGAAATCGATCGTAGGAAAAACAAAGTAGTTTTATCAAGAAAACTTGTACTAGAAGAAGAAAACAAAAACAAAAAACTAGAATTATTCTCTAATCTAGAGAAAGGTACACGCATTAAAGGAGAAGTTAAACGTATTACTGATTTTGGTGCATTTGTAGATATTGGTGGAGTTGACGGTCTTATCCATATTTCAGAGTTATCTTGGGGTAGAATAAAGCATCCAACAGAGGTAGTAAAGGTTGGAGATATTATAGAGGTAGAAGTGTTAGATTTTGAAAAAGAAAAGGGAAAAGTGGCTTTGGGATTAAAACAAACACAGCAACAACCATGGGAAGCTGCATTAGAAAAATACCCTATAGGAAGTGTAGTTGAGGGAAAAGTTGTTAGACTAGTAGATTTTGGTGCCTTTGTTGAATTAGAATTGGGATTAGATGGATTAGTTCATATTTCGCAAATTAGTGAAAAACATATTTCAAAGCCATCAGAAGAACTTCATATTGGCCAAAAAATCAATGTGAAAGTATTAGATATTAAACCAGATGAAAAACGTATTAGCCTAAGTATTACAGCAGTTGATGAAGAAAATGAAACAGAAGAAATCGAATATATTGATGCTAACAATACAACAACAATTGGAGAAATTTTAGAAAATGATCATAAAAAATAA
- a CDS encoding M42 family metallopeptidase, protein MRNLNLDLLKRIVATYSPSGNETRVCELIKEEVKDYADEVYTDPLGNLIVRKKGQGKKVLLAGHMDQIGLMVTYIDDKGFIRFTNVGGISPAVTFSQRVIFENGTIGVVGCEKIDSLKDLTLDKLFIDIGASSKEEAEEKISIGDICVYYSEVIMDDKNIIAPALDDRIGCFIMIEILKSLKASENDIYFVFTVQEEVGTRGAKTAGYAIEPDIAISYDVTATGDTPKSKPMAVKLGDGPAVKIKDNSILCHPKVKNLMIEQAEKNSIPYQLEVLEFGGTDSGAIHLTRAGVPSGVLSIPSRYIHSDCEMVSLIDVSNAVELSLRILEEEI, encoded by the coding sequence ATGAGAAATTTGAATTTAGATTTATTAAAAAGAATAGTAGCTACTTATTCTCCATCCGGAAATGAAACTAGAGTTTGTGAATTAATTAAAGAAGAAGTTAAAGATTATGCAGATGAAGTTTATACCGATCCTCTTGGGAACCTTATTGTAAGAAAAAAAGGACAAGGTAAAAAAGTTCTTTTAGCTGGACATATGGACCAAATAGGACTTATGGTTACATATATTGACGATAAAGGATTTATTAGATTTACTAATGTTGGTGGAATATCTCCAGCAGTTACCTTTTCCCAAAGAGTTATATTTGAAAATGGTACCATTGGTGTAGTAGGATGTGAAAAAATAGATAGTTTGAAGGATTTAACCTTAGATAAACTGTTTATAGACATAGGGGCTTCATCAAAGGAAGAAGCGGAAGAAAAGATTTCTATAGGAGATATATGCGTGTACTATAGTGAAGTAATTATGGATGATAAAAATATTATTGCACCAGCATTAGATGATCGTATAGGCTGTTTTATTATGATTGAAATCTTAAAGTCACTTAAAGCTTCTGAAAATGATATTTATTTTGTTTTCACGGTGCAAGAGGAAGTAGGAACTAGAGGAGCTAAGACGGCAGGTTATGCTATAGAGCCAGATATTGCAATATCTTATGACGTTACAGCTACTGGTGATACACCAAAGTCTAAGCCTATGGCTGTTAAATTAGGTGATGGTCCTGCAGTTAAAATTAAAGATAATTCTATTTTATGCCATCCTAAGGTAAAGAATCTAATGATTGAACAAGCTGAAAAAAATTCAATACCATATCAATTAGAAGTGTTAGAATTTGGTGGTACAGACTCTGGAGCAATTCATTTAACTAGGGCCGGAGTTCCTTCAGGTGTATTATCAATTCCTTCAAGATATATTCATAGTGATTGTGAAATGGTATCATTAATCGATGTATCAAATGCGGTTGAGTTATCATTAAGAATACTAGAAGAAGAAATTTAA
- a CDS encoding BaiN/RdsA family NAD(P)/FAD-dependent oxidoreductase: MKKKVVVIGAGPAGIMAAISAAEHNKEVVLIDKNDHIGRKLRITGGGRCNITNNCSINEIIEKTLSNGKFLYNSLNKFSNINLINFIESNGCKLKVEHKGKVFPVSDKSDDIINVFSKVLNNNEVILKMNCEVKEVLVSDNKVSGVRLQDNNIIRCDGVVISTGGMSYPHLGSTGDGYRFASDLEHNIVKIRPSLVPINIKEKWIKDLMGISLNSVKITTKISNKKKISSKGDLLFTHYGISGPAVLEHSAYLSQYSEILESTIHLDLLPNYNQEELEQIFHQESQFNGSKLVKTVLTDLLPKNLCSKLLDLLNIDEYIKLGQLSKKDRNKIINTIKSLTLTTNGFRHIKEAIVTSGGISVKEIDSKTMESKLMKGLYFAGEVIDIDALTGGYNLQIAFSTGYVAGINV; encoded by the coding sequence ATGAAGAAGAAGGTAGTTGTAATTGGTGCGGGACCAGCGGGAATTATGGCAGCTATATCAGCAGCAGAGCATAATAAAGAAGTAGTTTTAATTGATAAAAATGATCACATTGGTAGAAAATTAAGAATAACTGGTGGTGGAAGATGTAATATTACAAATAACTGTAGTATTAATGAAATAATTGAAAAAACCTTAAGTAACGGAAAGTTTTTATATAATAGCTTAAATAAATTTAGCAACATAAATTTAATTAACTTTATTGAAAGTAACGGTTGTAAACTAAAAGTTGAACATAAGGGAAAAGTTTTCCCTGTTAGTGATAAATCAGATGATATTATTAATGTATTTTCAAAAGTACTAAATAATAATGAAGTTATTTTAAAGATGAATTGCGAAGTAAAGGAAGTTTTAGTTTCTGATAATAAGGTTAGTGGTGTTAGATTACAGGATAACAATATTATAAGATGTGATGGGGTTGTAATTTCAACTGGGGGAATGTCCTATCCTCACCTAGGTAGTACGGGTGATGGATATCGTTTTGCAAGTGATTTAGAACATAATATTGTTAAGATTAGACCGAGTTTAGTACCAATTAATATTAAGGAAAAGTGGATAAAGGATTTAATGGGAATCTCTTTAAATTCTGTTAAGATAACAACTAAAATTAGCAATAAAAAGAAAATATCTTCTAAAGGCGATTTGTTATTCACTCATTATGGTATATCTGGTCCAGCGGTATTAGAGCACAGTGCATATTTAAGCCAATACTCTGAAATATTAGAATCCACAATACATCTAGACCTACTACCTAATTATAACCAAGAAGAATTAGAACAAATTTTCCATCAAGAATCTCAATTTAATGGAAGTAAGTTAGTTAAAACAGTTTTAACAGATTTGTTACCTAAAAATCTTTGTAGTAAATTACTAGATTTATTAAATATCGATGAGTATATTAAGTTAGGTCAATTATCAAAAAAGGATAGAAATAAGATTATAAATACAATAAAGTCTTTAACATTAACAACAAATGGATTTAGACATATAAAAGAAGCAATTGTTACATCTGGCGGGATTTCAGTTAAAGAAATTGATAGTAAAACAATGGAATCTAAACTTATGAAGGGATTATATTTTGCTGGTGAAGTAATAGATATTGATGCTCTTACAGGAGGATATAATTTGCAAATTGCTTTTTCTACAGGCTATGTTGCGGGAATAAATGTATAG
- the aroH gene encoding chorismate mutase: MNIRGIRGAITVEENTAQQIEDATYEMMKEIINLNSINENDVISIIFTATKDLNQQYPSTIIRSHFNWRNTPILNFEEKDIVNSLEKCIRVLIYIHTDKEKEDMVHVYLREAKNLRPDLCLK, from the coding sequence ATGAATATAAGAGGTATTAGAGGAGCCATAACGGTTGAAGAAAATACGGCTCAACAAATAGAAGATGCTACATATGAAATGATGAAAGAAATCATTAATTTAAACTCAATTAATGAAAACGACGTTATAAGTATTATATTTACAGCAACTAAAGACTTGAATCAGCAATATCCTTCTACTATTATCAGAAGTCATTTTAACTGGAGAAACACTCCCATTTTAAACTTTGAAGAAAAGGACATAGTTAATAGCTTAGAGAAATGCATTCGGGTGCTAATATACATACATACTGATAAAGAAAAAGAGGATATGGTTCATGTGTATTTAAGAGAGGCTAAAAATTTAAGACCTGATCTTTGTTTGAAATAA
- a CDS encoding CheR family methyltransferase — protein MEGYEIFKDKVYKKTGINLSSYKERQMKRRIESLITRNNFTSYDSYFNAINKDLKLLDEFINYLTINVSEFYRNPQQWEVLESTVIPHLLKNKSKLKIWSSACSTGEEPYSLVMLLSKFFPLSQISVLATDIDEGAISKANKGIYSAKSLENLPKEFINSFFEKHNEEYKIKEEIKKQVTFKQFNLLEDEYPKQCDLILCRNVMIYFTEEAKNDMYKNFHDSLSNEGVLFVGSTEQIILPNRYNLTPLKTFFYKKAKLNI, from the coding sequence ATGGAAGGGTATGAAATTTTCAAAGATAAAGTTTATAAAAAAACAGGAATAAACTTAAGTAGTTATAAGGAACGTCAAATGAAACGCAGGATAGAGTCTTTAATTACACGTAATAATTTTACCTCTTATGATTCTTATTTTAATGCTATAAATAAAGATTTAAAATTGTTAGATGAATTTATTAATTACTTAACTATAAATGTATCAGAATTTTATCGTAATCCTCAACAATGGGAAGTATTAGAAAGTACAGTAATACCTCATTTACTAAAAAATAAATCTAAGTTAAAGATTTGGAGTTCTGCTTGCTCTACTGGAGAAGAACCATACTCATTAGTAATGTTACTTTCTAAGTTTTTTCCTCTTAGTCAAATTAGTGTATTAGCTACAGATATTGATGAAGGAGCAATTAGCAAAGCTAACAAAGGCATTTATTCTGCTAAAAGTTTAGAAAACTTACCTAAAGAGTTTATAAATTCATTTTTTGAGAAACATAACGAGGAATATAAAATAAAAGAAGAAATAAAAAAACAAGTAACTTTTAAGCAATTCAATTTGCTTGAAGATGAATATCCAAAACAATGTGATTTAATTTTATGTAGAAATGTGATGATTTATTTTACTGAAGAAGCTAAAAATGATATGTATAAAAATTTTCATGACTCACTAAGTAATGAAGGAGTTTTATTTGTAGGTAGTACTGAACAAATAATTTTACCAAATAGGTACAACTTAACTCCATTGAAAACATTTTTTTATAAAAAGGCTAAGCTAAATATATAA